The Pseudomonas allokribbensis genome has a window encoding:
- the gspF gene encoding type II secretion system inner membrane protein GspF yields the protein MNRYRFEAADASGKIESGHLEAESQGAAFGVLRGRGLTALSVEKESNVSQHGGGGLFSARLSDNDLAWATRQLSSLLGASLPLEAALSATVEQAEKKHIAHTLSAVRADVRSGMRLAEALAARPRDFPEIYRALIAAGEESGDLAQVMERLADYIEERNNLRGKILTAFIYPGVVGLVSIGIVIFLLSYVVPQVVSAFSQARQDLPGLTLAMLNASDFIRAWGWLCAGVMAGAFWSWRLYLRNPAARLSWHHRVLKLPLIGRFVLGLNTARFASTLAILGGAGVPLLRALEAARQTLSNDRLSLSVNEATAKVREGVNLAAALKVENVFPPVLIHLIASGEKTGALPPMLERAAQTLSRDIERRAMGMTALLEPLMIVVMGGVVLVIVMAVLLPIIEINQLVQ from the coding sequence ATGAATCGCTATCGTTTTGAGGCCGCCGATGCCAGCGGCAAGATCGAATCCGGGCATCTGGAAGCGGAGAGTCAGGGCGCCGCGTTTGGCGTGCTGCGCGGTCGAGGTTTGACGGCGTTGTCGGTGGAGAAGGAAAGCAACGTCTCCCAGCATGGCGGCGGTGGATTGTTCAGCGCCAGGCTGTCGGATAACGATCTGGCGTGGGCCACCCGGCAACTGTCGAGCTTGCTCGGCGCCAGCCTGCCGCTGGAGGCCGCGCTGAGTGCCACGGTCGAACAGGCCGAGAAAAAGCACATCGCCCACACCCTCAGCGCCGTACGCGCCGACGTGCGCAGCGGCATGCGCCTGGCCGAAGCGCTGGCGGCGCGGCCACGGGATTTTCCGGAAATCTACCGGGCACTGATTGCGGCGGGCGAGGAGTCTGGTGATCTGGCGCAGGTGATGGAGCGGCTGGCGGATTACATTGAGGAACGCAACAACCTGCGCGGCAAGATCCTCACCGCGTTCATCTATCCCGGCGTGGTGGGGCTGGTGTCGATCGGCATCGTGATTTTTCTGCTCAGCTACGTGGTGCCGCAGGTGGTCAGTGCGTTTTCCCAGGCGCGGCAGGATCTGCCGGGGCTGACGCTGGCGATGCTCAATGCCAGTGATTTCATCCGTGCGTGGGGCTGGCTGTGCGCCGGCGTCATGGCCGGCGCGTTCTGGAGCTGGCGCCTGTATCTGCGCAATCCGGCGGCGCGCTTGAGTTGGCATCATCGGGTGCTGAAGTTGCCGCTGATCGGGCGGTTTGTGCTGGGGCTGAACACCGCACGGTTCGCCTCGACCCTGGCGATTCTCGGTGGCGCCGGGGTGCCGTTGTTGCGCGCGTTGGAAGCGGCGCGGCAGACGCTGTCGAATGATCGTCTGAGCCTGAGCGTCAATGAGGCCACCGCCAAGGTGCGCGAGGGCGTCAACCTGGCGGCAGCGCTGAAAGTGGAGAACGTGTTCCCGCCGGTGCTGATTCACCTGATCGCCAGCGGCGAAAAAACCGGCGCGCTGCCACCGATGCTTGAGCGTGCGGCACAAACCCTGTCTCGTGATATCGAGCGCCGGGCGATGGGCATGACTGCGTTGCTGGAGCCGTTGATGATCGTGGTGATGGGCGGGGTGGTTTTGGTGATTGTGATGGCGGTGTTGCTGCCGATCATCGAGATCAACCAACTCGTGCAGTAG
- a CDS encoding substrate-binding domain-containing protein, whose product MFKRTLIAASLTVAALASAQAMAANVTGGGATLPAALYKGSANSILPANFSYLGTGSGVGKVAFLTNDSTQFKTTGTVHFAGSDSVLSATEIGNYNTAYSTTYGPLIQLPSVATSVAIPYKKTGQTALNLTSAQLCDVFSGTATKWGDLLNNSDATPIRVVYRSTSSGTSEILTRHLNAVCPTKFAVTTTFANTLKPAGTPLPTTFVGVVNTSDVAAAVNAVDGSIGYVGPDGVNANSNAVVSRVNGVQPTTANVTTALSSATLPVNPADPAQWAPVVANPATGYPIAAYTNFIFGQCYKDASVAADVKAFLTTHYSVPGNTVATVAHGFSVVPTNWKNAVTANFITNSTGNNLDINNASVCNTVGRPL is encoded by the coding sequence ATGTTCAAGCGCACTCTGATCGCAGCTTCCCTGACCGTCGCTGCCCTGGCTTCCGCCCAGGCCATGGCCGCCAACGTAACCGGTGGTGGCGCGACTCTGCCTGCCGCTCTGTACAAAGGTTCTGCCAACAGCATCCTGCCAGCCAACTTCAGCTACCTGGGCACAGGCAGCGGCGTGGGTAAAGTGGCTTTCCTGACCAACGATTCGACGCAGTTCAAAACCACCGGTACGGTTCACTTCGCTGGCAGCGACTCGGTGCTCAGCGCTACCGAAATCGGTAACTACAACACCGCTTACAGCACCACTTACGGCCCGCTGATCCAACTGCCTTCGGTCGCCACTTCGGTTGCCATTCCTTACAAAAAGACCGGCCAGACCGCTCTGAACCTGACCAGCGCTCAGCTGTGCGACGTGTTCTCGGGCACTGCCACCAAGTGGGGCGACCTGCTGAACAACTCTGACGCCACCCCGATTCGCGTTGTGTATCGCTCCACTTCCAGCGGCACTTCGGAAATCCTCACTCGCCACCTGAACGCGGTTTGCCCAACCAAGTTCGCCGTCACCACCACGTTCGCCAACACCCTGAAGCCAGCCGGCACTCCACTGCCAACCACTTTCGTAGGCGTGGTTAACACCTCTGACGTCGCTGCTGCCGTGAACGCTGTTGACGGTTCCATCGGCTACGTGGGTCCGGATGGCGTGAATGCCAACAGCAATGCCGTCGTTTCGCGCGTCAACGGTGTTCAGCCGACCACCGCAAACGTCACTACCGCATTGTCTTCGGCCACACTGCCAGTCAACCCGGCTGATCCAGCTCAGTGGGCTCCGGTTGTTGCCAACCCAGCCACCGGTTACCCAATTGCTGCCTACACCAACTTCATCTTCGGCCAGTGCTACAAGGATGCATCCGTGGCTGCTGACGTGAAGGCCTTCCTGACCACTCACTACAGCGTTCCAGGCAACACCGTTGCGACCGTGGCTCACGGCTTCAGCGTGGTTCCGACCAACTGGAAAAACGCTGTGACCGCCAACTTCATCACCAACTCCACCGGCAACAACCTGGACATCAACAACGCCAGCGTCTGCAACACTGTTGGCCGTCCTCTGTAA
- the gspE gene encoding type II secretion system ATPase GspE gives MSALPYAWAKAQRILLRDGVLTVCPSTPGWSISEVRRQFGATRLERVRDDELDGLLASAYADTGSAAAVVGAAENEVDLDRLMQDMPEITDLLDTQDGAPVIRMINALLTQAARDEASDIHIEPFETHSVVRYRVDGTLRDVVSPRKALHGALVSRIKIMAQLDIAEKRLPQDGRIALRVAGRPIDIRVSTVPTGHGERVVMRLLDKQAGRLHLETLGMDAQVLAKLDHLIRQPHGIVLVTGPTGSGKTTSLYAALARLDASTSNILTVEDPVEYDLPGISQIQVNAKIDMTFALALRAILRQDPDIIMIGEIRDLETAQIAVQASLTGHLVLATLHTNDAVSAVNRLVDMGVEPFLLASSMLGVLAQRLVRRLCNQCKQEDPATPGTWRPVGCAACNHTGYSGRTGIHELFCIDDDIRTLIHQGAGEQALRAAASKAGMFSLREDGERWIRSGATAPEEILRVTRDA, from the coding sequence ATGAGCGCATTGCCCTACGCCTGGGCCAAGGCGCAGCGGATTCTGCTGCGCGACGGCGTGCTGACGGTGTGCCCGTCGACGCCGGGCTGGTCGATCAGCGAAGTACGGCGGCAGTTCGGCGCGACGAGGCTTGAGCGGGTGCGCGATGACGAACTCGACGGCCTGCTGGCCTCTGCCTACGCCGATACTGGCAGCGCGGCGGCGGTGGTCGGCGCGGCGGAAAACGAAGTCGACCTCGACCGCCTGATGCAGGACATGCCGGAAATCACCGATCTGCTTGACACCCAGGACGGCGCGCCGGTGATCCGCATGATCAACGCCTTGCTCACGCAAGCGGCGCGGGACGAGGCCAGCGACATTCATATCGAACCGTTCGAAACCCATTCGGTGGTGCGCTACCGGGTCGACGGAACGCTGCGCGACGTGGTCTCGCCGCGCAAGGCGTTGCACGGCGCGCTGGTGTCGCGGATCAAGATCATGGCGCAGCTCGATATCGCCGAGAAACGATTGCCGCAGGATGGTCGCATTGCCTTGCGCGTAGCGGGACGGCCGATCGACATTCGTGTTTCCACCGTGCCCACCGGTCATGGTGAGCGGGTGGTGATGCGTCTGCTGGACAAGCAGGCCGGGCGTTTGCATCTGGAAACGTTGGGCATGGACGCGCAGGTGCTGGCCAAGCTCGATCACCTGATCCGCCAGCCCCACGGCATTGTGCTGGTCACCGGCCCGACTGGTAGCGGCAAAACGACGAGTTTGTATGCGGCGCTGGCGCGACTGGATGCGAGCACCAGCAACATTCTTACCGTGGAAGACCCGGTGGAATACGACTTGCCGGGGATCAGCCAGATTCAGGTCAACGCCAAGATCGACATGACCTTCGCCCTCGCGCTACGCGCCATTCTGCGCCAGGACCCGGACATCATCATGATCGGCGAGATCCGCGACCTCGAAACCGCGCAGATTGCAGTGCAGGCTTCGCTGACCGGTCACCTGGTGCTCGCGACCCTGCACACCAACGACGCGGTGTCGGCGGTCAACCGCTTGGTCGACATGGGCGTCGAGCCGTTTCTGCTGGCCTCGTCGATGCTCGGCGTGTTGGCCCAGCGCTTGGTACGGCGGCTGTGCAACCAGTGCAAACAGGAAGACCCGGCCACACCCGGCACCTGGCGCCCTGTGGGTTGTGCGGCATGCAATCACACCGGTTACAGCGGCCGTACCGGCATTCACGAGTTGTTCTGCATCGATGACGACATCCGCACCCTGATTCACCAAGGGGCAGGGGAGCAGGCGCTGCGTGCGGCGGCGAGCAAGGCCGGGATGTTCAGCCTGCGCGAGGACGGCGAGCGCTGGATTCGCAGCGGTGCCACGGCGCCGGAAGAAATCCTTCGTGTGACACGGGACGCCTGA